The genomic segment CCTTTTTTTAACCATTCTTGCGCAGTGGTAGGGCAAATTTCTTTTACTAAAGTTTGATTTTCCAAGGGTTTATTTTTTTAGGAGTTCAACAATTTCGCTCACTTGGGCAACTCTGCCTTTGATTTTGATTTGCTCATCAATCATCAAGACAGGAGTAGTAAGTACATTGTACTTCATCATTTCTTCAATGTCTTCTACTTTTTCCACATTGGCCTCAATATTGGTTTGTTTGAGTGCTTCGAGCACATTGCTGTAGGTAGTTTTGCACTTTGGGCAGCCCGGACCTAATACTTTTATCTGTATCATATTTTTAAGGTTTTATTGATTCAGTTCGTAAATATACGAACATTAATTCGTAGTTCGTAGTATTACGAACATTATTTTTAAAAAATTATTCTAAAACCTTGTTCAGCAATGATTTAGCAAGTTTGAAATTTTCCCTGTTGATGCAATACTTGGTAGTGGGTGGCGTAATATCACCTTGAATCAATCCTGCGTCTTTTAACTCTTTTAAGTGTTGAGAGAGGGTTGATTTTGCGATGGGTAGTTCCTCTGCCATATCTCCGTGATAGCAACAGGCCTGAGAATTGAGTAATTCCAAAATGGCAATGCGAACAGGGTGTCCTAATGCTTTTGCAAATCGAGCAGTCTGCTCTTGTTCTTTCGTGAAATAATCGTTCTTAATACTACTTGGCATCTTTTATTGAGTTGTTGTTCGCAAATATACGAACAATATTTTAGAAAACGATTCGACGCGGGCAACTATTTGTTTTGGGTGGTGGGGACAGTTAGGCAGAATTCAAGTGATTTTCAGGATTTTCTTGATTTTCCATGATTTTCTGGCTCTTTAAGCAAAATCGCTTCTGTTTGAGTACAGATATACTATGGTGCATCGATGATTTCATTTATTTTATTTCTGATAAGTGTATAAGGGGCGGATTGGGGAGTGGGTTGTGTATTGACAGCACCTAAACTTCTTTGCACAAAAAGAATTCCGATAACATTTCTTTTTTTATCAATCCAAGGACTAAACCCAAATGCACCCTGAGAGCCAAATGCAGTCGGAATGCCATTGGTGAGTTCTTCGACCCAGCAACCTAAGCCATACCGAAAATTTTGCCGAAGCGGGTCGCCATCGTAAGGTGTAAAGGCAATAGGCACTCCATTGGTTTGGTCTTTAAGTATTTCATCCACAGCAGTTTTTGAAAGAACTTGCACGCCATTAAATTTTCCATCATTTAAAAGCATCAACAATAAGTTGGCAAATTCCATCATACGTGTACCTGCTCCGCCAGCAATCCGATAGTTGGTGGTATTGCCCAAAGCAATATAATTGGTATTGGGCATCAGGCATTTGTCTGCCACTTGTTCCTTAAAAATGATGTCCCAGGTTTTGCCTGTAACCTTTTCGGCTATTCCACCAGCTACGTGCATACTTACACCTCCATAAGCGAATTGCGACCCATTGGGGGCATATGGCATAGAGGCTCTTGGAACGTTATTTGTTCCTATCATTCCGCCTTGCCCTATGCCTCTTACAGCCTCCTGAAGATTGATAAGGTCGGTGCTAATCCACTGACTACCACCTGAAAAGCCGGCGGTATGCGACATCAGTTGCCTTAATGTGATGTCTTTTCTGTCAGTAGCGGAAAACTCTGTAGGATAAAAAGTGCTTACTTTGTCATTTAGGCTCATTAAGCCTTTATCCACCAACGCCATCACTGCAACCATTGAAGGAAGTTTTGAGCCAGAGGCAATAGGAATGTAGGTATTGTCGGTATAAGACCCAAAATACTGTTTGTATAATACTTTACCGTCTTTGTCCATTAATATCAACCCTGCATTTCCACCAAAGGCAGTAAGATTATTTTGCATAATCGCTGTGAGAGCAAAAAAATCTTTGTCTTTGAGAGGAGGTGCGACCGGCTGTGGGTCGTTTTTTTTACTGCAAGCTGCAAGTAGGATACCTATTGCAAAAGCAGAAACGGTGATAACTTTCATCATACCAATTGGATTTATTACTAAGCCTTAGACACAACATTGGTGAAAAGGTTTAATGTTGATTGGTGGAAACTTATCTACAATGCCCGCTAACGGCAGCCTGCCTAAAAATCAACTCCTGCGAAGATAGCAAAAAGCTAAGAAAAATCTATTTTTTGCTCTTTTGTGGCTAATTTTAAACCACTTACAGCAAAAATATTTTGTACTTTTCAAAGTATTCACACCCAACATGCGTCTCGCTACGAGCTTGTATCGCCTTGGTACAGCGTATTTTAATGGGTTTTTAGACAGATTGACGGTTTGCAGCTTTGCGAAGGCGGGGTTTTTCAGCACAAATGTTCATTTGAAAAACTGAACTTGAACCTTGCACTAAACTGTCATAGAAGCACTGAACCCGCCATTTTGCAAAACGGCTGTTATGCGGTCGGCTTTCTATTTCTGTCAGTCGCTTCATTGTCAATTACAGCAATTTGTTCCTGCTTGAATGGGTGGACATTTTACTGTCCCATAGCTACAATAAACGCAACAGTCGCCCTGTTTTGGCTTTAAAACTTTCTTGCAGTTTTCACACTCGTAAAAATATTGGCAAGCGTCTGTCGGCATTGTTTCTTCTTTTTTGTGTCCGCAGTCGAGGCAGGTGATTGTTGATTGCAGTATGATGTTCATTTTA from the Eisenibacter elegans DSM 3317 genome contains:
- a CDS encoding GDCCVxC domain-containing (seleno)protein, translated to MNIILQSTITCLDCGHKKEETMPTDACQYFYECENCKKVLKPKQGDCCVYCSYGTVKCPPIQAGTNCCN
- a CDS encoding thioredoxin family protein yields the protein MIQIKVLGPGCPKCKTTYSNVLEALKQTNIEANVEKVEDIEEMMKYNVLTTPVLMIDEQIKIKGRVAQVSEIVELLKK
- a CDS encoding ArsR/SmtB family transcription factor, producing MPSSIKNDYFTKEQEQTARFAKALGHPVRIAILELLNSQACCYHGDMAEELPIAKSTLSQHLKELKDAGLIQGDITPPTTKYCINRENFKLAKSLLNKVLE
- a CDS encoding serine hydrolase domain-containing protein, translating into MMKVITVSAFAIGILLAACSKKNDPQPVAPPLKDKDFFALTAIMQNNLTAFGGNAGLILMDKDGKVLYKQYFGSYTDNTYIPIASGSKLPSMVAVMALVDKGLMSLNDKVSTFYPTEFSATDRKDITLRQLMSHTAGFSGGSQWISTDLINLQEAVRGIGQGGMIGTNNVPRASMPYAPNGSQFAYGGVSMHVAGGIAEKVTGKTWDIIFKEQVADKCLMPNTNYIALGNTTNYRIAGGAGTRMMEFANLLLMLLNDGKFNGVQVLSKTAVDEILKDQTNGVPIAFTPYDGDPLRQNFRYGLGCWVEELTNGIPTAFGSQGAFGFSPWIDKKRNVIGILFVQRSLGAVNTQPTPQSAPYTLIRNKINEIIDAP